Part of the Stackebrandtia endophytica genome is shown below.
GAGCCCACCACCGACGACCGACTGAGGTTTCGCGGTCGGGTCGCCGCCGGTATTTCAGCCACTATGGAGGCCCAACTACTGAAGCTGTTGCGTCCGTTGGCGACCACGACCGCACCGTTCGACTCCGGTATCACGGCCGACGACGCACGCGGCACGACCTGGGTACGGCCGGAACTGGTCGTCGAGGTGGACTACGGCAGCATCACACCGGACGGCCGGCTCCGGTTCTCCCGACTGCGACGGATCCGAACCGACCGCGCGGCCATCGACGCTCGCCGCTGACCTACCGTCAGCTCAGAGGTACTGTCCGAAGGTCGGCTCGTCGGAGCGGTTGATGTCGGGAGAGGTGCCGTTCTTGATCGCGTACAGCTCCGCCAACGTCAACGGTGTGCCCACCGGATCCTCCAGCCACCTGGTCGACTCGGAGGCCGACAGCGGACCGACCTCGATCTGCGCCAGACAGCGTCCCGGACGTACCACCGCGGGGTGCAGCTGATCCAGCTGCTCGTTGGTGGTGATGGCGACGAGGACGTCGCGTCCCTGCCCCAGGAGACCGTCGGTGAGGTTGAGCAGCCGAGACAGTGCCTGACCACTGGACTGTTTGGCCTGACCGCGGATCAGTTCGTCACAGTCTTCCAACACCAGCAACCGCCACCGGCGTTTCCCGGTCGAACCGCTGTCGGGGCCGTGGCCCGGAATGTCGTTGCCCATCACGACCTCCATGAGGTAGGCCGGGTTGTTGAAGAACGCCTCCGGATCCAGGACGCAGTCCATGTTCGCCCACTGGCGCCATTGCCGGGCCAAACTGCGCAACGCAGTGGTCTTGCCGGTGCCGGGCGGGCCGTGGAGCAGGACCAGGCGACCGGTGACGTCATTACCGGTCAGTGCCATCAATCGATCCAGCGACGTCGTCGCCGAGGCCGAGTAGTTCGGTTTGATCTCATCCCACGAGGGAGTGGCGATCGTACGTTCCCGACGGTACGGCCCGTGGCTGCCCTGGTACCAGAATCCGATGTCGACGGCATCGGCGTCCTCGGTCTCGGGTTGTTCGGCGCCATCGGTCGCCGCAGCCAGAATCCGGTCGGCCAGTTCCTCGTCGGTCGCGGTCACCGCCACGAAACCGGCGCCGTTTCCCCACCGGACCGATCGTGACGTCCAATTCGGTCCCGAGGCGAGGACCGCGATGGTTCCGTTGTCGTTGGCCGACCGAAGAATCGTGGCGTTCGGCGGAACCAGGGTCGCGTCCTTGGCCACCTGGTTGACCCGTTTGGTCGCCGCCCACGGCTGACTGCCGTCGACGAAGGCGGCGAGCGCCAGGATGTCGACGATGTCGGCGGGGGTGTTGGCGTCGTTCACGCTCGACACCACCGGCAAGCTGAGCAGATTGGCGGCGGGACCGGTCGTGGTCGACGCGGTGGCGTCACGGCGGGTCTGTTCGATCAACGTCATCTACTCCAGGATGGCGGTGGGTGGTGGTGTTGTACAGCGTTTAATTCGCTTCGGCGCGGCGGTGGCGTGCCACATCATAATCCGTCCGGTCACCGTCGACATCGACCGAGCCGTCACCCCCGGTGACGGGCCGGGGCACGGTTGACGGGCGTGTGAGCGCGGTGATCACTCGTTCATCGGACGTGATGTGAAGTACGACGAGGGGTGACTTGGGCGGATACCGTTCAATGAGCGCGACCATACACCGAGGTTCGGTTTCGAAAGAGGAGTGAGCCGTGAAGGCGATCGTTGTCACCGAGCATGGCGGCCCCGAGGTCCTGGCAGGGGCCGAGGCCGCGACTCCGACGCCCGGGGCCGGGGAGGTGTTGGTCGACGTCTCCGCCGCTGGGGTCAACTACATCGACGTCTACCACCGAACCGGGCTGTATCCGATCGAGCCGCCGTTCACCCCGGGTCTGGAGGGTGCCGGCACCGTGGCCGAACTCGGGGAGGGGGTGACCGAGTACGCGGTCGGGGACCAGGTCGCGTGGTCTCAGGTGCCGGGAAGTTATGCGTCCCAGGTGGTCGCGCCGGTGGCGGCACTGTTGCCGGTGCCGTCCGACGTCCCGCCGACGGTGGCCGCAGCGGTCCTGTTGCAGGGATTGACCGCCGAATACCTGAGTTCCTCGACCCACCCGGTCGCCGCGGGCGACGAGGTGTTGATTCATGCCGGCGCCGGTGGTGTCGGACTGCTGTTGACGCAGTTGGTGAAACATCGGGGTGGCCGGGTGATCGCCACGGTGTCCTCCGAGGACAAGGCGGAATTGTCAAAGGAGGCGGGCGCCGATGAGGTCATCGGCTATGAGGGATTCGCCGATCGGGTACGTGAGCTCACCGGTGGGCGCGGGGTGGACGTCGTTTACGACGGGGTGGGCAAGGCGACATTCGAGGGGGGCCTGGCATCGTTGCGTCCCCGCGGTCTCATGGCGTTGTTCGGCCAGGCCAGCGGGCCGGTGCCGCCCATGGACCCGCAGACACTGGCTAAGCACGGATCGCTCTATTTGACTCGCCCGATCGGCGCGCACTATTTGGGGCCCAAGGAGTTTCGCAGGCGGGCCGACGGACTGTTCTCCTTGATATCCAGTGGCGAACTGTCGGTTCGCATCGGCGGTGAGTATGACCTCGACCGGGCACGACTGGCGCACGAGGACTTGGAGGCCAGGCGCACCACGGGGAAGCTCCTTTTGGTTCCGTGACCCGGTTTCACTCGATCCAGGGACCTGGTGCGGCGGTGACGCACATGGTGTACGTCGATCGCCTGGTGCCACCGGATACGTTGTGGGCGTTCAGTTTCCGTATTCCGCATCCGGAGCCCTTGGCGAAGTCGGCGATCGCCCTGACGGAGCTCGAATCGACGCAG
Proteins encoded:
- a CDS encoding DUF5925 domain-containing protein, which encodes MTLIEQTRRDATASTTTGPAANLLSLPVVSSVNDANTPADIVDILALAAFVDGSQPWAATKRVNQVAKDATLVPPNATILRSANDNGTIAVLASGPNWTSRSVRWGNGAGFVAVTATDEELADRILAAATDGAEQPETEDADAVDIGFWYQGSHGPYRRERTIATPSWDEIKPNYSASATTSLDRLMALTGNDVTGRLVLLHGPPGTGKTTALRSLARQWRQWANMDCVLDPEAFFNNPAYLMEVVMGNDIPGHGPDSGSTGKRRWRLLVLEDCDELIRGQAKQSSGQALSRLLNLTDGLLGQGRDVLVAITTNEQLDQLHPAVVRPGRCLAQIEVGPLSASESTRWLEDPVGTPLTLAELYAIKNGTSPDINRSDEPTFGQYL
- a CDS encoding quinone oxidoreductase family protein gives rise to the protein MKAIVVTEHGGPEVLAGAEAATPTPGAGEVLVDVSAAGVNYIDVYHRTGLYPIEPPFTPGLEGAGTVAELGEGVTEYAVGDQVAWSQVPGSYASQVVAPVAALLPVPSDVPPTVAAAVLLQGLTAEYLSSSTHPVAAGDEVLIHAGAGGVGLLLTQLVKHRGGRVIATVSSEDKAELSKEAGADEVIGYEGFADRVRELTGGRGVDVVYDGVGKATFEGGLASLRPRGLMALFGQASGPVPPMDPQTLAKHGSLYLTRPIGAHYLGPKEFRRRADGLFSLISSGELSVRIGGEYDLDRARLAHEDLEARRTTGKLLLVP